One genomic region from Marinobacter szutsaonensis encodes:
- a CDS encoding class I SAM-dependent methyltransferase, with protein MTIPSYNRNAQKFFTQYQSLIFEQVHSDWLPYLDKKSGLALDVGAGSGRDALALAERGWDVVAVEPAAELRRLGEVATIHRSIQWVDDSLPDLSEIRKLSYRFDLVLVSAVWMHLPPSSRERAFRILTELLAPSGMLVITLRHGPGDGERQFYEVSKAELDSFARQRAVMPVPLPDTARADQLKRADVWWETAVYRLPDDGTGALPTLRHIIINDNKSSTYKLGLLRTLVRMADSAPGLVLNRSDEWVELPLGAVGLFWIMLYHPLVLKHHLRQAPGSRGLGFAGDDFYELGKLSPLDFRVGLSLSAEVAPVVMRAIRLAASNILKNPAHFTTWPGTNRQIFEGGASRLTIRNEPVRLDKETLASFGRFRVPAMLWDTFSRYACWVEPAIVNEWINLMGSWEARYSSETYHKALQWVEGRRDTSVVRKLVEQQLSNGSVECVWTARDLSRSRYDIDHCFPWSRWNNNDLWNLLPASHTANAAKSERLPADSLLKQARPRVIEWWEHAIVGSERERQFYSEAEAALPLLGESRTLDGVFEGMLQQRLRLKTNLQLAEWLGL; from the coding sequence ATGACGATTCCGTCGTATAACCGCAACGCTCAAAAATTCTTCACCCAATACCAGTCCCTGATCTTCGAACAGGTCCACAGCGACTGGCTTCCCTACTTGGACAAGAAAAGCGGTCTGGCTCTGGATGTGGGCGCGGGCAGTGGCCGAGATGCTCTGGCCCTGGCGGAGCGTGGCTGGGATGTTGTAGCAGTGGAGCCGGCGGCTGAACTGCGCCGCCTGGGCGAGGTGGCAACGATCCACCGCAGTATCCAGTGGGTGGATGATTCCCTGCCGGACCTGAGTGAAATCCGCAAACTCAGTTACCGCTTTGATCTGGTGTTGGTGTCTGCGGTCTGGATGCACCTTCCGCCCAGTTCCCGAGAGCGGGCATTCCGAATTCTGACGGAGTTGCTGGCTCCCTCCGGCATGTTGGTTATCACCCTGCGCCACGGGCCGGGAGACGGTGAGCGGCAGTTTTATGAAGTCAGCAAGGCGGAGCTGGACAGCTTCGCCCGCCAGCGTGCGGTTATGCCGGTGCCTTTGCCCGATACAGCCCGTGCCGATCAACTCAAGCGTGCAGATGTGTGGTGGGAGACCGCCGTGTACCGCTTGCCGGATGATGGCACGGGGGCGCTGCCCACGTTGCGGCATATCATTATCAATGACAACAAGTCCTCCACCTACAAGCTCGGGCTGCTGCGAACGTTGGTGCGTATGGCAGACAGTGCGCCGGGGCTGGTGCTGAACCGGTCGGATGAGTGGGTGGAACTGCCGCTGGGGGCAGTGGGTCTGTTCTGGATCATGCTGTATCACCCGTTGGTGCTGAAACACCATCTACGGCAGGCTCCGGGTTCCCGTGGGCTCGGCTTTGCGGGGGATGACTTCTACGAGTTGGGGAAGCTGTCGCCGCTGGATTTCCGTGTGGGGTTGTCGCTGTCGGCGGAGGTTGCGCCGGTGGTTATGCGGGCTATCAGGCTCGCGGCTTCAAACATTCTCAAGAATCCGGCGCATTTCACCACCTGGCCGGGTACCAATCGCCAGATCTTTGAGGGTGGCGCAAGCCGACTGACCATTCGCAATGAGCCGGTCCGGCTGGATAAGGAAACCCTGGCAAGTTTCGGCCGGTTCCGCGTACCGGCCATGCTCTGGGATACCTTCAGCCGTTATGCCTGTTGGGTGGAACCGGCCATTGTGAATGAGTGGATCAACCTGATGGGCAGCTGGGAGGCCCGGTACTCGTCGGAGACTTACCACAAGGCGCTGCAGTGGGTAGAAGGGCGGCGTGATACCTCGGTGGTGCGCAAGCTGGTGGAACAGCAGTTGTCTAACGGTTCAGTGGAGTGTGTGTGGACCGCCAGAGACCTTTCCCGGAGTCGCTATGATATTGACCACTGCTTTCCCTGGTCCCGCTGGAACAATAACGATCTGTGGAATCTGTTGCCTGCTTCCCACACGGCCAATGCCGCAAAGTCCGAGAGGCTCCCGGCGGATTCCCTGTTGAAACAGGCACGGCCCAGGGTGATCGAGTGGTGGGAACATGCCATTGTCGGATCGGAACGCGAGCGGCAGTTTTACTCGGAGGCGGAAGCGGCGTTGCCGTTACTGGGTGAGAGTCGTACCTTGGACGGCGTATTCGAGGGCATGCTGCAGCAGCGTTTGCGGTTGAAAACCAATCTTCAGTTGGCGGAGTGGCTGGGGCTTTGA